A window from Seriola aureovittata isolate HTS-2021-v1 ecotype China chromosome 14, ASM2101889v1, whole genome shotgun sequence encodes these proteins:
- the LOC130181692 gene encoding mas-related G-protein coupled receptor member X2-like: MSYLVTLVTQNYRTWQKKHVHFVVQELSKSNTYLCVALERYLVIAWPLWYRFRRTIKISVVVCVVVWTLPLVTFFSMVFLADSDDMLIPFAVFLLLPFPLFIFFLRGTVKALSAAISVPADEKRRIVVVLILVLLNYTLLFLPTIIWFLVEEVKNNGTVTRVCYMFVKLSPLADVFLYVFSRKGAVDKLLASLCRCRMDSDDSNRPTA; encoded by the exons ATGTCATATCTGGTTACACTTGTTACACAAAATTACAGAACCTGGCAGAAGAAACACGTCCACTTTGTGGTCCAAGAGCTGTCAAAG TCaaatacatatttgtgtgtCGCCCTGGAAAG GTATCTGGTCATCGCCTGGCCGCTGTGGTACCGCTTCAGACGAACCATCAAGATCTCTGTAGTGGTCTGTGTCGTGGTCTGGACCCTTCCACTTGTGACTTTCTTCTCTATGGTTTTCTTGGCTGATTCAGATGACATGCTAATCCCCTTTGcagttttcctcctccttcccttccctctgttCATATTCTTCCTGCGTGGGACCGTTAAAGCCCTGTCTGCAGCCATTAGTGTCCCTGCTGATGAAAAACGACGAATTGTTGTAGTTTTGATTCTGGTTCTACTTAATTACACACTGTTGTTCCTGCCCACCATCATTTGGTTCCTTGTAGAAGAGGTCAAAAATAACGGTACCGTCACAcgtgtgtgttacatgtttgTAAAGTTGAGTCCTCTTGCAGACGTGTTCCTGTATGTTTTCAGTAGGAAAGGAGCTGTAGACAAGCTGTTGGCCTCTCTGTGTCGTTGCAGGATGGACAGCGATGATAGCAACAGACCAACAGCATGA
- the LOC130181536 gene encoding G-protein coupled receptor 4-like, with protein MEYFYLNDFADFNYTYEYYFYDLVNYTMFEEFDFRNMNNWQTVGPSASHMISCIVIWIGFPLTLLAIYALYSLVRHDHVAPVYVINLLIADLIQMCCMVIWVADHRSSMVFYFSTLIYYIGVMASVGFMVCVALERYLVIACPLWYRFRRNIKFSVQVSIMVWVLCFIEFLVARLTNVFVIVRFIFLLLPFPLLIIFSAGTFKALSAAISVTPKEKRRILGTLVLVLLKYTLLFLPLVIWLLEMSCRCLPYIADDSRLYLSFLQFSPLADLVLYVFMRKGAADKLLASLCCCRMTGEEEVSQIDAEEVCSV; from the exons ATGGAGTATTTCTACCTCAACGACTTTGCCGACTTCAATTACACCTATGAGTActatttttatgaccttgtgAATTACACCATGTTCGAAGAGTTTGACTTTCGTAACATGAACAATTGGCAAACTGTTGGGCCGAGCGCCTCGCACATGATTTCATGCATTGTGATCTGGATAGGTTTTCCATTGACCTTGTTGGCCATCTATGCTCTGTATTCACTG GTGCGACACGACCATGTTGCTCCGGTCTATGTCATCAACCTCCTGATCGCCGACCTCATCCAGATGTGCTGCATGGTGATCTGGGTGGCAGATCACAGGAGCTCTATGGTCTTCTACTTCTCTACTTTAATCTACTACATTGGTGTGATGGCCAGCGTTGGCTTTATGGTGTGTGTCGCCCTAGAAAG gtatttggtcatCGCCTGCCCACTGTGGTACCGCTTCAGACGAAACATCAAGTTCTCGGTGCAGGTCTCCATTATGGTCTGGGTCTTATGTTTCATCGAGTTCCTTGTTGCCCGGCTAACTAACGTCTTCGTCATTGTCcgcttcatcttcctcctcctccccttcccgCTGCTGATCATCTTCTCGGCTGGTACCTTCAAAGCCCTGTCTGCGGCCATTTCTGTCACTCCTAAAGAAAAACGGAGAATCTTAGGAACTTTAGTCCTGGTGCTGCTGAAATACACACTGCTGTTCCTGCCCTTGGTCATTTGGCTCCTGGAAATGTCATGCAGGTGTTTACCTTACATTGCCGATGATTCACGCTTATACTTATCATTCCTTCAGTTCAGTCCTCTTGCAGACTTGGTTCTGTATGTTTTCATGAGGAAAGGGGCTGCAGACAAGCTGCTGGCCTCCCTGTGTTGTTGCAGgatgacaggagaggaagaagtgagCCAGATAGATGCTGAAGAAGTCTGTTCTGTGTAG
- the LOC130181691 gene encoding G-protein coupled receptor 4-like, whose product MEDSFINITSQNRSYNNSTTVSYDNEPFMDVVTCIIICISLPLTLVAIHGVCSLVRNDHVAPIYIINLLISDLIQLCCMIVEVVLPEDSIITMIFFSIYFCGLMASVGFMVCVALERYLVIAWPLWYRFRRTIKASVVVCVVVWTLPLVTFFSMVLLADSDDMLIPSAVFLLLPFPLFIFFLRGTVKALSAAISVPADEKRRIVAVLILVLLIYTLLFLPSIIWFLVEEAKYNDALDVVSFMFVRFSPLADLFLYVFSRKGAVDKLLASLCYCKMDSDDSNRPTA is encoded by the exons ATGGAAGATTCCTTCATTAACATCACCTCACAGAACAGAAGCTACAATAACAGCACCACCGTCTCTTATGATAATGAACCTTTCATGGACGTGGTGACATGCATTATCATTTGTATCAGCCTTCCTTTGACCCTAGTGGCCATCCATGGAGTTTGTTCTCTG GTCAGAAACGATCACGTGGCTCCGATCTACATCATCAACCTTCTGATTTCTGACCTCATTCAACTCTGCTGCATGATCGTTGAAGTGGTACTACCTGAGGATTCAATCATCACAATGATCTTCTTTTCTATTTACTTCTGTGGTCTGATGGCGAGTGTTGGCTTCATGGTGTGTGTCGCCCTGGAAAG GTATCTGGTCATCGCCTGGCCGCTGTGGTACCGCTTCAGACGAACCATCAAGGCCTCTGTAGTGGTCTGTGTCGTGGTCTGGACCCTTCCTCTTGTGACTTTCTTCTCTATGGTTTTGTTGGCTGATTCAGATGACATGCTAATCCCCTCTgcagtcttcctcctccttcccttccctctgttCATATTCTTCCTGCGTGGGACCGTTAAAGCCCTGTCTGCAGCCATTAGTGTCCCTGCTGATGAAAAACGACGAATTGTTGCAGTTTTGATTCTGGTTCTACTTATTTACACACTGTTGTTCTTGCCCTCCATCATTTGGTTCCTTGTAGAAGAAGCCAAATATAATGATGCCCTCGATGTTGTGTCTTTCATGTTTGTAAGGTTCAGTCCTCTTGCAGACTTGTTCCTGTATGTTTTCAGTAGGAAAGGAGCTGTAGACAAGCTGTTGGCCTCTCTGTGTTATTGCAAGATGGACAGCGATGATAGCAACAGACCAACAGCATGA
- the LOC130181419 gene encoding proteinase-activated receptor 2-like: MQLHSLDDAARVLFWIDVGAGLPFTLLLLCCLFCLPRKDQLPITYVANLLISNLIQICFLCIWIFSFDGNGKIPIIPIISTFGFFCGMTTSLCFRMCVALERYMVIAFPEQNCIRRAGTSVFVCVAIWVLCFIIIFFGLYMVRFFFLPYLTLVPFPLFIACLALTLRALPAATSVPAEEKRRTVGVLVLLLVNYTLLILPSIIIMIVMFPNPFDFPGVVLPLIQLSAFPDLILVVLMREGPVDKLLARLCCCRTDDVAADDCGESQV; encoded by the exons ATGCAGCTCCACAGCCTCGATGATGCCGCTCGGGTTTTGTTCTGGATCGACGTGGGCGCTGGCCTTCCCTTtactctgctgctcctctgttgtCTGTTCTGCCTG CCTCGAAAGGATCAGCTCCCCATCACCTATGTCGCAAACCTCCTCATCTCCAATCTGATTCAAATCTGCTTCTTGTGCATCTGGATCTTCTCTTTTGATGGAAATGGCAAAATCCCGATAATCCCAATAATCTCTACATTTGGTTTCTTCTGCGGTATGACGACCAGTCTCTGCTTCAGGATGTGTGTCGCGCTGGAAAG GTACATGGTGATCGCCTTTCCAGAACAGAACTGCATCAGACGAGCTGGgacttctgtgtttgtgtgtgtcgcGATCTGGGTCCTTTGttttatcataattttttttggCCTATACATGGtgcgtttttttttcctcccctacCTCACCCTCGTACCTTTCCCCCTGTTCATCGCCTGTCTGGCTTTGACTCTCAGAGCGCTGCCTGCTGCCACCTCTGTGCCCGCTGAGGAAAAACGAAGAACTGTGGGAGTTTTGGTTCTGTTGCTGGTTAATTACACTCTGTTGATCCTTCCTTCAATCATTATTATGATTGTAATGTTTCCAAACCCCTTTGATTTCCCAGGGGTCGTTCTGCCCCTGATTCAGCTCAGTGCTTTTCCGGATTTGATTCTGGTTGTTCTCATGCGGGAAGGGCCCGTCGACAAGTTGCTGGCGcgcctgtgctgctgcaggacgGACGACGTTGCAGCAGATGATTGTGGAGAATCACAAGTGTGA
- the LOC130181645 gene encoding G-protein coupled receptor 4-like, which yields MEDSFINITSQNRSYNNSTTVSYDNEPFMYVVTCIIICIGLPLTLVAIHGVCSLVRNDHMAPIYIINLLISDLIQLCCMIVEVVLPEDSIITMIFFSVYFCGLMASVGFMVCVALERYLVIAWPLWYRFRRTIKASVVVCVVVWTLPLVTFFSMVLLADSDDMLIPSAVFLLLPFPLFIFFLRGTVKALSAAISVPADEKRRIVAVLILVLLIYTLLFLPSIIWFLVEEAKYNDALDVVSFMFVKFSPLADVFLYVFSRKGAVDKLLASLCRCRMDSDDSNRPTT from the exons ATGGAAGATTCCTTCATTAACATCACCTCACAGAACAGAAGCTACAATAACAGCACCACCGTCTCTTATGATAATGAACCTTTCATGTACGTGGTGACATGCATTATCATTTGTATCGGCCTTCCTTTGACCCTAGTGGCCATCCATGGAGTCTGTTCTCTG GTCAGAAACGATCACATGGCTCCGATCTACATCATCAACCTTCTGATTTCTGACCTCATTCAACTCTGCTGCATGATCGTTGAAGTGGTACTACCTGAGGATTCAATCATCACAATGATCTTCTTTTCTGTTTACTTCTGTGGTCTGATGGCGAGTGTTGGCTTCATGGTGTGTGTCGCCCTGGAAAG GTATCTGGTCATCGCCTGGCCGCTGTGGTACCGCTTCAGACGAACCATCAAGGCCTCTGTAGTGGTCTGTGTCGTGGTCTGGACCCTTCCTCTTGTGACTTTCTTCTCTATGGTTTTGTTGGCTGATTCAGATGACATGCTAATCCCCTCTgcagtcttcctcctccttcccttccctctgttCATATTCTTCCTGCGTGGGACCGTTAAAGCCCTGTCTGCAGCCATTAGTGTCCCTGCTGATGAAAAACGACGAATTGTTGCAGTTTTGATTCTGGTTCTACTTATTTACACACTGTTGTTCTTGCCCTCCATCATTTGGTTCCTTGTAGAAGAAGCCAAATATAATGATGCCCTCGATGTTGTGTCTTTCATGTTTGTAAAGTTCAGTCCTCTTGCAGACGTGTTCCTGTATGTTTTCAGTAGGAAAGGAGCTGTAGACAAGCTGTTGGCCTCTCTGTGTCGTTGCAGGATGGACAGCGATGATAGCAACAGACCAACAACATGA